A window of the Sabethes cyaneus chromosome 1, idSabCyanKW18_F2, whole genome shotgun sequence genome harbors these coding sequences:
- the LOC128745123 gene encoding putative OPA3-like protein CG13603 isoform X1 — protein MVVGAFPAAKLGVLAMKQISKPIASLLKERAKNSPFFRKYVCMPPAQFYNWMEVKTKMWAMNLGKPTNVPVLNEAMAIELGANLLGEIVIFTIGAGLLLMEYQRQVRKEANKEELALQEKLELQATINELVFQIQRQDTQIREMARVVADLESKSSWKPKILTDLTSKRNSSEQPLYIPDRPQDIASKSAVSGNSGLITKALNVIENEVFYRATKSEGDDKVEPERSSIITKALVYLLNDTSNR, from the exons ATGGTTGTGGGTGCATTTCCAGCTGCCAAACTTGGTGTGCTAGCTATGAAGCAAATTTCCAAGCCGATCGCATCTTTGCTAAAGGAACGAGCAAAGAACAGTCCTTTCTTTCGTAAATATGTGTGTATGCCACCGGCCCAATTCTATAACTGGATGGAGGTTAAAACCAAAATGTGGGCTATGAACCTGGGAAAACCGACCAACGTACCGGTGCTAAACGAAGCGATGGCTATCGAGTTGGGAGCTAATTTGTTGGGAGAAATAGTAATTTTTACTATCGGAGCTGGATTACTCTTAATGGAGTACCAGAG ACAAGTGCGCAAAGAAGCAAATAAAGAAGAATTGGCACTTCAAGAAAAGTTAGAATTACAAGCAACAATCAACGAGTTAGTTTTTCAGATTCAACGTCAAGACACGCAAATACGAGAAATGGCACGAGTTGTCGCAGACTTAG AATCAAAGTCCTCTTGGAAACCTAAGATCCTTACCGATTTGACAAGCAAAAGAAACAGTTCGGAACAACCATTATACATACCTGATAGACCTCAAGATATCGCTAGTAAATCGGCTGTCAGTGGTAATTCTGGGCTAATAACGAAAGCGTTGAATGTGATTGAAAACGAAGTCTTTTATAGAGCCACCAAGTCGGAAGGCGACGACAAAGTTGAACCAGAGCGATCCAGCATTATCACGAAAGCTTTAGTTTATCTGTTGAACGATACAAGTAATAGGTAG
- the LOC128745123 gene encoding putative OPA3-like protein CG13603 isoform X2 translates to MVVGAFPAAKLGVLAMKQISKPIASLLKERAKNSPFFRKYVCMPPAQFYNWMEVKTKMWAMNLGKPTNVPVLNEAMAIELGANLLGEIVIFTIGAGLLLMEYQRQVRKEANKEELALQEKLELQATINELVFQIQRQDTQIREMARVVADLESKSSWKPKILTDLTSKRNSSEQPLYIPDRPQDIASKSAVSEPPSRKATTKLNQSDPALSRKL, encoded by the exons ATGGTTGTGGGTGCATTTCCAGCTGCCAAACTTGGTGTGCTAGCTATGAAGCAAATTTCCAAGCCGATCGCATCTTTGCTAAAGGAACGAGCAAAGAACAGTCCTTTCTTTCGTAAATATGTGTGTATGCCACCGGCCCAATTCTATAACTGGATGGAGGTTAAAACCAAAATGTGGGCTATGAACCTGGGAAAACCGACCAACGTACCGGTGCTAAACGAAGCGATGGCTATCGAGTTGGGAGCTAATTTGTTGGGAGAAATAGTAATTTTTACTATCGGAGCTGGATTACTCTTAATGGAGTACCAGAG ACAAGTGCGCAAAGAAGCAAATAAAGAAGAATTGGCACTTCAAGAAAAGTTAGAATTACAAGCAACAATCAACGAGTTAGTTTTTCAGATTCAACGTCAAGACACGCAAATACGAGAAATGGCACGAGTTGTCGCAGACTTAG AATCAAAGTCCTCTTGGAAACCTAAGATCCTTACCGATTTGACAAGCAAAAGAAACAGTTCGGAACAACCATTATACATACCTGATAGACCTCAAGATATCGCTAGTAAATCGGCTGTCAGTG AGCCACCAAGTCGGAAGGCGACGACAAAGTTGAACCAGAGCGATCCAGCATTATCACGAAAGCTTTAG
- the LOC128738499 gene encoding RUN domain-containing protein 1 → MSIEVEINQCDVLQSDTFDEYDEKTKAVDRNKLLFAENEQLLRAAVSDDDFDFDSAFSSESNNLLTDESTEPGGQYGGSTAGGGVLENDRLQSLEDEHETLSSNLMALTSHFAQVQLRLRQIVDAPQEERDYLLKNLEEFAFLGIPELQQNAARKNIPEIVAKLDNSPESVESLREKQAALIEQLKNQLIDLERYAYESGTGILPHTILLEKQKVIIDEIKNKINLNLNELDLPQLTTEDLRTQVDSALDEQLVNPLKMKEQLVSQLKTQIQDLERFISFLQTNEKEEIKKRFLQQQELAKAEAAERAEYREKAKSRSLPSRQEQTRSERCPEDTHQSFSRKESFNSKAFGLMDKASTILQMFALSQFNCGSERNQENFQRNIMKRSKENCWGDMRAKLEVDVQEVVSLAMEAQEDLQLSDIASECGDLQVANSRKKYELTMFVRKHLAKTIQGLMQHGLRGTSESSVSIVPFISGCFSGESYQQQTQASTSDDHFYGGNAKKRNSDNASKTATSAPRRHSEFSHGEELPEQNVFSQIEEEEENGEITYYSGDEAEMHAWELLLLYYNIKNGDRYNSTPARKLSESFNLDLVDGRPQSNKQSLLSTIGTIVSLHSPYKRSYNSQFKAFICAALNAQKLTQWLHLVYQCKDLINSYYSSWSYVANTGFRDAMKTLDRLTQYRFDLPVDLSVRQFKNIKDVFI, encoded by the exons ATGTCGATAGAAGTAGAAATCAACCAGTGTGATGTATTGCAGTCAGATACCTTTGACGAATATGATGAAAAAACCAAAGCAGTAGATCGCAATAAATTACTGTTCGCGGAAAACGAACAGCTATTGCGAGCTGCAGTTTCGGATGATGATTTCGATTTTGATTCGGCATTTAGTTCTGAGTCAAACAATCTCCTAACAGATGAGAGTACAGAGCCTGGTGGGCAATACGGTGGTTCAACAGCTGGCGGTGGTGTGCTAGAAAATGACAGGCTGCAATCCCTGGAGGATGAACATGAGACTCTATCGTCCAATTTGATGGCTCTCACGTCCCATTTTGCACAGGTTCAACTAAGGCTTCGCCAGATAGTCGATGCCCCTCAGGAAGAGCGggattacttgttgaaaaatctGGAAGAGTTTGCATTTTTAGGTATTCCAGAGTTGCAACAAAATGCAGCGAGAAAAAACATTCCAGAAATAGTAGCTAAATTAGACAACAGTCCTGAATCTGTTGAGAGTCTACGCGAAAAACAGGCTGCTCTTATTGAACAACTTAAAAATCAACTAATCGACCTAGAGCGATATGCTTACGAATCAGGAACGGGAATACTTCCGCATACAATTCTGCTAGAAAAACAAAAGGTTATCATTGatgaaatcaaaaataaaatcaatctGAATTTGAACGAATTGGACTTGCCTCAGCTCACGACGGAAGATCTAAGAACTCAAGTTGATTCAGCGCTAGACGAGCAATTGGTGAATCCATTAAAAATGAAGGAGCAGCTAGTTTCACAACTTAAGACCCAGATACAAGACTTAGAGCGATTCATCAGCTTCCTGCAAACAAATGAAAAGGAGGAAATAAAGAAAAGGTTTTTGCAACAACAGGAACTAGCTAAGGCAGAAGCTGCTGAACGTGCAGAATACAGAGAAAAAGCCAAATCACGCTCGCTTCCCTCCAGGCAGGAACAAACAAGATCTGAAAGATGTCCCGAAGATACACATCAATCATTTAGTCGAAAAGAATCTTTTAATAGCAAAGCATTTGGGTTGATGGACAAAGCCAGTACTATTCTACAAATGTTCGCTCTTTCGCAATTCAACTGTGGAAGTGAGCGAAATCAAGAGAATTTCCAACGTAATATAATGAAACGTTCCAAAGAAAACTGCTGGGGTGATATGAGAGCCAAGTTGGAGGTCGATGTTCAAGAAGTAGTATCGCTGGCGATGGAAGCGCAGGAGGATTTGCAACTCTCAGACATAGCCAGCGAGTGTGGCGATTTACAAGTAGCAAAttctcgtaaaaaatacgaactTACAATGTTTGTACGCAAGCATTTAGCCAAAACAATCCAAGGGTTGATGCAGCATGGCCTACGTGGTACGTCAGAAAGCAGTGTCAGTATAGTTCCGTTTATCTCTGGTTGCTTCAGCGGAGAAAGCTACCAGCAACAGACACAAGCGAGTACTTCTGATGACCACTTCTATGGGGGAAACGCAAAGAAACGTAACTCTGATAATGCTTCTAAAACAGCTACGAGTGCTCCAAGACGTCATTCGGAGTTTAGTCACGGAGAAGAATTGCCAGAGCAAAATGTATTCTCGCaaatagaagaagaagaagaaaatggaGAAATAACGTACTACAGTGGTGATGAAGCAGAAATGCATGCTTGGGAACTATTATTGCTATACTATAATATTAAAAATGGGGATCGGTACAACTCGACTCCAGCTAGGAAATTATCAGAAAGTTTTAACCTAGATTTGGTAGACGGAAGGCCGCAGTCGAATAAACAG AGTTTATTAAGCACTATTGGTACAATAGTCTCTTTACATAGTCCTTATAAGAGGAGCTACAATTCACAGTTCAAAGCATTCATCTGTGCTGCTCTAAA tgCACAGAAGCTGACGCAATGGTTACACCTTGTTTATCAGTGCAAAGATTTGATCAACTCTTACTACAGTAGCTGGAGTTATGTAGCTAACACAGGCTTCCGCGATGCTATGAAAACCTTGGACCGTTTAACACAGTACCGATTTGACCTGCCGGTTGATCTATCCGTTCGTCAGTTTAAAAATATCAAAGATGTATTTATATAG